In Deltaproteobacteria bacterium, a single genomic region encodes these proteins:
- a CDS encoding IPT/TIG domain-containing protein encodes MIAIATAFLTLPTTALPPNALQTDTDGDGVGNACDNCPSVANPSQADSDSDGVGDACEPPVLSVVPDPLDFDTIAVGGAKDLSLTIQNTGSGTLDGSCTTAAPFSLPNGCSFNLVAGESQQVKVRFSPTAAGIFMGEVSFTSNGGDASPTVKGEATAKPHIGQLVPSSGLIGTTVTIDGFNFGTAKGTSTVKFGAKTAKVSSWSGTQIQVEVPSLLPGSYDGTVTTTQGTSNAVAFTVTTPHIDSLTPTSGPAGTPVTVLGSGFGATQGSSTVKFGSKVAQVILWSSARIQVLSPKGLNGTVSVAVTTPVDTSNADQTFTYGDSQGAVGKCQKFPASFYPSCKLVTKLRDEAYFKIPASAVSDDQLQKYVKKNKDNIKALLLQVDYGRDLDHFLKGQTNFLTHEKEFIRSLPNTEIIDVLGAVAEILNRVGESVAWGVASASLDVLSKVIAGVEVYKRALGVITAKETRFLFAVYAENRKAGNSPGEAWLDIVSAYSELLQLASARTGVPMDKLDGWFENAFVAYRLVGYDDSASIRSAQGLAIAELASQLQ; translated from the coding sequence GTGATAGCGATAGCGACGGCATTCCTGACGCTACCGACAACTGCCCTTCCCCCGAACGCGTTGCAGACTGACACGGATGGGGATGGCGTCGGTAACGCCTGCGATAATTGCCCCTCCGTCGCCAATCCTTCCCAAGCGGACTCCGATAGCGATGGGGTGGGGGATGCGTGCGAGCCCCCTGTTCTCAGTGTCGTTCCCGATCCTTTGGACTTCGACACCATAGCAGTTGGGGGTGCAAAGGACCTCAGCCTCACCATCCAGAACACTGGTAGCGGCACCTTGGACGGCTCCTGCACGACCGCTGCACCCTTCAGCCTCCCGAATGGCTGTTCCTTCAATTTAGTGGCAGGAGAGTCGCAGCAAGTGAAGGTGCGCTTCAGCCCAACTGCGGCAGGCATCTTCATGGGAGAGGTGAGCTTTACCAGCAACGGCGGGGATGCTTCGCCGACCGTAAAGGGTGAAGCGACCGCCAAGCCTCATATTGGACAGCTCGTCCCCTCCTCGGGCCTCATCGGCACAACGGTGACCATCGACGGGTTCAACTTCGGTACTGCGAAGGGTACGAGCACAGTGAAGTTCGGTGCCAAGACAGCGAAGGTCAGCTCGTGGAGCGGTACACAGATCCAGGTCGAAGTTCCATCGTTATTGCCCGGTTCCTACGACGGCACGGTTACCACCACGCAAGGGACCAGCAACGCTGTGGCGTTCACCGTCACTACTCCTCACATCGACAGCCTTACCCCCACTTCCGGCCCAGCAGGTACTCCGGTGACCGTCCTTGGATCTGGTTTTGGCGCTACGCAAGGAAGCAGCACAGTGAAGTTCGGTTCCAAGGTGGCGCAGGTCATCTTGTGGAGCAGCGCCCGGATTCAGGTCCTGAGCCCTAAAGGATTGAACGGAACGGTCTCAGTGGCAGTGACGACCCCAGTCGATACCAGCAACGCTGATCAGACCTTCACCTACGGCGACAGTCAGGGTGCGGTGGGGAAATGCCAGAAGTTCCCTGCTAGTTTCTACCCGAGCTGTAAGCTGGTGACAAAACTTCGAGATGAAGCTTACTTCAAGATTCCTGCTAGTGCTGTTTCTGACGACCAGCTTCAGAAATACGTCAAAAAGAACAAGGACAATATCAAAGCCCTTCTTTTACAAGTGGACTATGGACGGGACCTCGATCACTTTCTTAAGGGCCAAACGAACTTTCTGACCCATGAAAAGGAATTCATCCGTTCTCTTCCCAACACGGAGATTATTGACGTGCTTGGAGCCGTTGCCGAGATCTTAAATCGGGTAGGGGAAAGTGTAGCCTGGGGAGTGGCTTCTGCCTCGCTTGACGTCCTCTCTAAGGTCATAGCCGGTGTCGAGGTGTACAAACGGGCTCTTGGTGTCATAACTGCCAAAGAGACACGGTTTCTCTTTGCAGTTTATGCTGAAAATAGGAAAGCAGGTAATTCTCCAGGAGAAGCGTGGCTGGATATTGTCAGTGCATATAGCGAACTATTACAACTGGCCAGCGCAAGAACGGGCGTTCCAATGGATAAG